The window tcgatccccggcCCCTCCAGTCCTCATGTCGAAGTGTCCCTGaacaagatactgaaccccaaattgttcCTGAAGGCTGTACCATCGGTGTGTGAGTTCATGTGAATGAGCAGTAgaactcctgatgagcaggttggcactgtgcatggcagcctctgccatcagtgtatgattgtgtgtgtgaatgggtgaatgttggcatgtagtgtaaaagcactttgagtggcCAGAAGACTAGAAAGACGCAGTATAAATGCAGTCTATTTACCATTTACTTTAAAAGGGTCTTAAATCACTCTCACTGTTTCATTTTTGGGtgatatttatgttttctgtatCTATTTGAGGTTTCACTCAAGGTCGACTTACTATTTATTCCCCTGAGCTTTCTACAGTATCTCATGGTCCTCATTATTAGTTGGAGTTGTCATGGGGATGGCTGAGATTTCATCAAGTAACCAAAGTTCTACACTGCGGTCACACCATGACAACTGAGccatctccatggcaacaccATCCACCATGAGTTGCGGTTGAACGGTGAAAAAGCTATTAAGTGGACTTTGagttaagatttatttttttccgAGGTCAAGTAAGTACTTTGATGCTAAACAAGTGAcaatcttgtttttgtgtgtgtgtgtctttgaggaTGAAGCTGATCATGTCTGACAGTTTCTtgctctctgtttcttcttgttctctTCAGACGGGCGCATCTACGGCTGTGTTTAGAGCGCTTGAAATCCCTCGTTCCTTTGGGACCAGATGCTAACAGGCACACCACCCTCAGCCTGCTGATGAAGGCCAAAGATCACatcaaggtgtgtgtgtgtgtgtttggtattCACCTTATCAGTGCGAAAAGAGCAATTTGTTGACCGTTGACTGTGGTGGGTGAGTGCGTTTAGTATTGTGTGACTTAAATGTCTTTGTTGTCTCTTTTAACAAGTTTGtgttgctttctctctttcagtgaTCACACATCTTCAACATCCAGTGACACTGctgcattcatgtgtttttttttcttactttcttttccAACCCTGCAGAGGTTGGAGGAGAGCGATAGGAGAGCTCAGCACACCTTAGAGCAGCTACAGCGGGAACAGAGACACCTGAGGAGGCGTCTGGAGCAGCTGGGTGTGGAGAGGACCCGCATGGACAGCACCGGCTCCACCGTGTCCTCGGACAAGTCCGACTCTGACCAAGGTGAGCCCACACACATCCTCACTTTTTTCATAATTTAGTAAATGAAATAGGCAGAGGCAACAATTAACATCTCTCTGTGGTCATTTGTGTCTTCTCAGTGGACTGGgagtttttgaaatatttttattcagagATTGGAGGTGATATCATCATCTGGTGAGAGACTCAAAGAACCCCAGACCCATTTATCATGCGGTTAACAGCTGTCTTCTTTTAAAGACAACCttcctttattgtttttcaGGAAATTCAAAATGGGAAGGATTTATGATACTGCTCAGTCCAGGAGGCAGATTTATAGCCAAAAGTTATCTGGATAGGTGCTATAAAATCATCTTTTGAATTTGCCTTGTCAAAGATAAGAGTTTTTATTGAACTATCGAAACTCTTATTTATGTGTCACTTGCGCGCCTAGATGGACTGCAGCCATTATTGATGTTATTATTAAACATGTGCACCTCCTGTGATGATGTGTCTAAATGCAGTGAAAAAGGTGTTTCCCATATGCTGAAGAATTTTGATGCCGCATCTATCTCTAAAAAGGGGTCAGTGGGGAggtttttgatttattgtgCTTCCCTCTACATCACTGCTTAGGCATGCATGTACTTACAATGTTGTGAACCTGACTAAGCACCCAAAGGTGTGGAGAAGCTTTACAAAAGACAGTagtgacaaaacaaaatgtatttactgcacaaaaacaacttcatgAAAGGAAGGATTAGTTTTGTTGATTAGAAAGCTCCAGGATCAGCTCCGACGCAGGGCTCTCATCTCTCATTTTAATTGCTCCATTGTTTTTTCTCTGGTGCCAACAGAGGACCTGGACGTGGACGTGGAGGGGACGGACTACCTGCTGGGTGACCTGGAGTGGAGCACCAGCAGTGTGAGCGACTCAGGGGACGAGCGGGGCAGCCTGCGCAGCAGCTGTAGCGACGAGGGCTACTCCAGCGCCAGCCTGCTGCGCCTGCAGGACACTCAGGAGATGGCCAAGAAGCTGGGCTGCAGCCTATAAACAGCACTGGTCACTGACCCAGCTCCTGCCTCCTCCCCTCATCCAATCCCATCCCAAGATTGTGTCACCATGCCCTGGTCCTGCTCAGACCTCTCCCCCACCACCCCTCTTTCCTCACCCTCCTCCCTACCAGGACT of the Thunnus maccoyii chromosome 9, fThuMac1.1, whole genome shotgun sequence genome contains:
- the mxd1 gene encoding max dimerization protein 1, with the protein product MAAIGMVQMLIEAAEYLDRREREAEHGYASMPPFISSRERESLKRKSKSKKNTSSRSTHNEMEKNRRAHLRLCLERLKSLVPLGPDANRHTTLSLLMKAKDHIKRLEESDRRAQHTLEQLQREQRHLRRRLEQLGVERTRMDSTGSTVSSDKSDSDQEDLDVDVEGTDYLLGDLEWSTSSVSDSGDERGSLRSSCSDEGYSSASLLRLQDTQEMAKKLGCSL